The following are encoded in a window of Psychrobacter sp. P11F6 genomic DNA:
- a CDS encoding ComEA family DNA-binding protein, which yields MLKSVQAAPCFDNPQRAYEYLLAQESAKIQVRDQATININRASEGELVSLNGIGSSKAQAIILYREMFGDFKTVDELAKVKGIGAKTVEKNRGRLRVQD from the coding sequence ATGTTGAAAAGTGTTCAAGCTGCGCCCTGTTTTGATAATCCTCAAAGGGCTTATGAATATCTATTGGCGCAAGAAAGTGCCAAAATACAGGTACGTGACCAAGCCACCATTAATATCAATCGTGCTAGTGAAGGTGAGCTCGTTTCGCTAAATGGTATCGGCAGCAGCAAAGCCCAAGCGATTATTTTATATCGTGAGATGTTTGGTGATTTTAAGACAGTGGATGAGTTAGCAAAGGTCAAAGGTATTGGTGCAAAAACGGTTGAGAAAAATCGAGGACGTTTACGCGTACAAGATTAA
- the panC gene encoding pantoate--beta-alanine ligase translates to MPIIHHHISALRTTLQSYRGQKTDNQDGPQRIALVPTMGNLHAGHLELVKIAKQHADIVVVSIFVNPTQFGAGEDFDSYPRTLDEDVAKLASVDTDYVFAPSIEEMYPVLPPPTSVLAGAITTQLCGQSRPGHFDGVGIVVSKLFNIVQPDIAVFGQKDYQQLAIIKQLVRDLSYPIEIIGAPIVRAVDGLALSSRNQYLSATEREAAPVIHQALQYLAKQLERGEQSQQVVQSLLAETHQRITDAGFIIDYLDIKTDTLESLTNDTVTFNAENKNLMILVAAWLGRARLLDNQLVTVDQSL, encoded by the coding sequence ATGCCAATCATTCATCATCACATCTCCGCATTGCGTACGACTTTACAGTCTTATCGTGGACAAAAAACTGACAATCAAGATGGCCCACAGCGTATCGCTTTAGTGCCAACGATGGGCAATCTGCATGCTGGTCATCTTGAATTAGTAAAAATAGCCAAGCAACATGCTGATATCGTGGTGGTTAGTATTTTTGTCAACCCTACTCAATTTGGCGCGGGAGAGGACTTTGATAGTTATCCTCGCACGCTTGATGAGGATGTCGCTAAGCTAGCATCAGTCGATACTGATTATGTGTTTGCGCCCAGTATTGAAGAGATGTACCCTGTCTTACCGCCGCCGACTTCCGTTCTCGCGGGAGCTATTACCACTCAATTATGTGGTCAATCACGCCCTGGGCATTTTGACGGTGTTGGTATTGTCGTCTCTAAACTGTTCAATATCGTACAACCGGATATTGCTGTTTTTGGCCAAAAAGACTATCAACAATTAGCGATTATTAAGCAATTGGTACGTGATTTAAGTTATCCGATTGAAATTATAGGGGCACCTATTGTCCGCGCTGTAGATGGTTTGGCACTCTCATCGCGTAACCAATATTTAAGTGCTACTGAGCGTGAGGCAGCACCTGTTATCCATCAAGCGCTACAATATTTAGCAAAGCAGTTAGAGAGAGGCGAACAGAGCCAACAAGTTGTTCAGTCGTTGCTAGCAGAAACGCATCAGCGTATTACGGATGCTGGCTTCATTATTGATTATTTAGACATTAAAACCGATACGCTAGAGTCACTCACTAATGATACTGTAACTTTTAATGCAGAAAACAAGAATTTGATGATTTTAGTCGCTGCTTGGCTGGGACGTGCACGTTTGTTAGACAATCAATTGGTGACGGTGGATCAATCGTTGTGA
- the panB gene encoding 3-methyl-2-oxobutanoate hydroxymethyltransferase: protein MTTLSTLKKFKKDGTKFTCLTCYDSMFARMMEKAEIDTILIGDSLGMVVQGHDSTLPVTVNDMAYHTANIARSNKHALILADLPFMSYVTLPEAVANSRQLMQAGAHVIKIEGGSELCDLITTLAQAGTPTCVHLGLTPQSVNVFGGYKIQGRGDEAADKLLADAKAVVAAGAALLVLECVPAELAKVVTEAVAVPVIGIGAGADTDGQVLVMHDMLGMTHGRVPRFIHDFLTDERNSPRSIEGAFALYQQSVREGSFPTEQHQFS from the coding sequence ATGACGACGTTATCTACTTTAAAAAAATTTAAAAAAGACGGCACCAAGTTCACTTGCTTAACGTGCTATGACTCGATGTTTGCACGCATGATGGAAAAAGCAGAGATTGATACGATTTTAATCGGTGACAGTTTGGGCATGGTGGTGCAAGGTCATGACTCAACGTTACCCGTGACTGTCAATGATATGGCTTACCATACGGCCAATATTGCCCGTAGCAATAAACACGCGCTGATTTTGGCTGACCTACCATTTATGAGTTATGTCACCCTACCAGAAGCAGTTGCCAATAGTCGCCAGCTGATGCAGGCGGGCGCGCATGTGATTAAGATTGAAGGTGGTAGTGAGCTTTGCGATTTAATCACGACTTTGGCGCAAGCAGGGACGCCTACTTGTGTGCATTTAGGATTAACACCGCAATCAGTCAATGTGTTTGGTGGTTATAAAATCCAAGGTCGTGGTGACGAAGCGGCTGATAAATTGCTTGCTGATGCGAAAGCAGTCGTTGCGGCAGGTGCTGCGCTGCTAGTGTTAGAGTGCGTACCTGCTGAGCTTGCAAAAGTAGTGACGGAAGCCGTCGCAGTACCAGTTATTGGGATTGGTGCTGGTGCGGATACGGATGGTCAAGTGTTGGTCATGCATGACATGCTAGGTATGACGCACGGCCGTGTCCCGCGCTTTATTCATGACTTTTTGACCGATGAGCGTAATAGCCCGCGCAGTATCGAAGGCGCATTTGCCCTTTACCAGCAGTCAGTACGTGAAGGCAGCTTCCCAACCGAGCAGCACCAGTTTAGCTAA
- a CDS encoding phosphomannomutase/phosphoglucomutase yields MSTSATIRYQPETAFNPIIIDSFKAYDIRGELGVNLNEAIAYRIGRAFAQILFQRYGTAVEAHDNDMLNLKPAIVIGSDIRHSSEQLKQATIAGIVDAGVDVIDLGMSGTEEVYFATSYYQALGGIEVTASHNPINYNGLKLVKEHSKPISGDDGLAEIQALAESGQFITKNRSGTLQLLTDKSAYVDHVMTFIDTDKLKPLKLLINSGNGSAGPVVDLLIEKLAQAGAPIEVIKLHHTPDGSFPNGIPNPMIEANRVATQQAVLENKADLGIAFDGDFDRCFLFDEHGEFIDGSYIVGMLAQAFLNKYQHQGQNESIVYDPRVIYNTEAVIKEHNGKAVISKSGHSFIKQVMRDSGAVYGGEMSAHHYFRDFFYCDSGMIPWLLTIELLSVTGKTLSELVTGYIQAYPSSGELNFRLTTNDAPTIISAIEEKCSSENPTKSTLDGLSLNFGEWRFNLRASNTEPLIRLNIESRGNEELLAIKVKEIQQWLATQGAVPA; encoded by the coding sequence ATGTCTACGTCTGCGACCATTCGTTATCAGCCAGAAACTGCATTTAATCCCATTATTATTGATTCATTCAAAGCTTATGATATTCGCGGCGAGCTGGGGGTAAATCTAAACGAAGCCATTGCTTACCGTATTGGTCGTGCTTTTGCACAGATTTTATTTCAGCGTTATGGTACGGCGGTTGAGGCTCATGACAATGATATGCTAAATCTAAAACCTGCCATCGTTATTGGTAGTGACATTCGCCATTCAAGCGAGCAATTAAAACAAGCGACCATCGCTGGTATTGTAGATGCTGGTGTCGATGTGATTGACTTGGGCATGAGCGGTACAGAAGAGGTGTATTTTGCCACCAGTTATTATCAGGCGTTGGGTGGTATTGAGGTGACTGCCAGCCATAACCCTATCAACTATAACGGCTTAAAATTGGTTAAGGAACACTCAAAGCCGATCAGTGGCGATGATGGTTTGGCAGAGATTCAAGCATTGGCAGAGTCTGGGCAATTTATCACTAAAAACCGATCAGGAACGTTGCAATTATTAACTGATAAAAGCGCTTATGTCGATCATGTCATGACTTTTATTGATACCGATAAGCTCAAACCCCTCAAATTATTGATTAACTCAGGCAATGGCAGTGCAGGGCCTGTGGTTGACTTGTTGATTGAAAAGCTTGCACAAGCTGGTGCGCCAATTGAAGTGATTAAACTGCATCATACACCAGATGGTAGCTTCCCTAACGGCATCCCTAATCCAATGATTGAAGCCAATAGAGTGGCGACTCAACAAGCTGTTTTGGAAAATAAAGCCGACCTTGGTATTGCTTTTGATGGTGACTTTGATCGCTGCTTTTTATTCGATGAACATGGTGAGTTTATTGATGGTAGCTATATCGTTGGGATGCTTGCTCAAGCATTTTTGAATAAGTATCAACACCAAGGGCAGAATGAGTCAATCGTTTACGATCCACGTGTCATTTACAATACTGAAGCCGTGATTAAAGAGCATAACGGTAAGGCTGTCATCAGTAAATCTGGACATTCATTTATTAAGCAAGTCATGCGTGACTCTGGCGCTGTTTATGGCGGCGAGATGTCTGCCCACCACTATTTCCGTGACTTTTTCTATTGCGATAGCGGCATGATTCCATGGCTGCTCACCATTGAGCTATTGTCTGTCACCGGAAAAACTCTATCAGAATTGGTTACTGGCTATATTCAAGCCTATCCAAGTTCAGGCGAGCTTAACTTTCGGCTCACAACAAATGATGCGCCAACGATTATTAGCGCTATTGAGGAAAAATGTAGCAGCGAAAATCCGACCAAATCGACGCTTGATGGCTTGAGTCTTAACTTTGGCGAGTGGCGTTTTAACTTACGTGCCTCAAATACAGAACCACTGATCAGGTTAAATATTGAAAGTCGTGGCAATGAAGAATTGTTAGCTATTAAAGTTAAAGAGATTCAACAGTGGCTAGCGACACAAGGTGCTGTACCAGCGTAA
- the yjgA gene encoding ribosome biogenesis factor YjgA gives MIDWKEQDMRVSRTELKKAHERLQKLSIPLASLSKKQLKNLPASDYFMAELMALADITSANARIRQTKRVGKLISEENRHELVKALFDAFFPKEQVSKIESWFERLNINDEGTLKQFVKQYQASEQNSMYQLLLWIEYAKHTQDDELMAESKADLASYIREVTILSQLKKEK, from the coding sequence ATGATTGACTGGAAAGAACAGGATATGCGCGTCTCGCGCACTGAACTCAAAAAAGCCCATGAGCGCTTGCAGAAGTTGTCGATACCACTTGCCAGCTTATCGAAAAAGCAGCTCAAAAATCTGCCAGCCAGTGACTATTTTATGGCAGAACTCATGGCATTGGCCGATATCACCAGCGCTAATGCTCGTATTCGCCAAACCAAGCGCGTTGGTAAGCTGATTAGTGAAGAAAACCGCCACGAATTGGTAAAAGCATTATTTGATGCGTTTTTCCCTAAAGAACAGGTCTCAAAAATAGAAAGTTGGTTTGAGCGTTTAAATATTAATGATGAAGGGACGCTTAAGCAGTTCGTTAAACAATACCAAGCATCTGAACAAAATAGTATGTATCAATTACTATTATGGATTGAATACGCCAAACATACCCAAGATGATGAGCTGATGGCAGAGTCTAAAGCAGATTTAGCCAGTTATATTCGTGAAGTCACTATTTTGTCGCAATTGAAAAAAGAAAAGTAA
- the rapZ gene encoding RNase adapter RapZ has translation MDVSQGENNSQSEQAACKIATDKLSILVVSGRSGSGKTSVLNILEDLGYYSIDNLPLSLLPDAAHKLVNESGIRRIALGVDIRTPRADLSNFAEMHASLKKTYGAHAVKVVYVTAQESTLIARFNATRRVHPLMSQDIDSDNAKHIAFNLPAAIKKEVELLEPIAGHADIRIDTSNLNIHQLKDSLREHVGVDNQIVINLLSFGFKYGSPIDADFVFDVRILPNPHWNPKLRTSTGLDTEVAAFFADYPEVAEMTDDIDKFLTRWLPEFLHNNRHTVTVAIGCTGGKHRSVFITDNLQRRLADVMPQSIKVLAKHREKNRW, from the coding sequence ATGGATGTGAGTCAGGGTGAAAATAACAGTCAATCTGAGCAGGCAGCGTGTAAAATAGCAACCGACAAGCTCAGTATCCTAGTGGTATCAGGGCGTTCAGGCTCAGGTAAAACCTCAGTATTAAATATCTTAGAAGATTTAGGATATTATTCTATTGATAACTTACCGTTATCCTTATTGCCGGATGCTGCGCATAAATTGGTCAATGAAAGTGGGATTCGTCGTATTGCGCTTGGTGTTGATATTCGAACACCGCGAGCGGATCTATCCAACTTTGCAGAGATGCATGCATCTTTAAAGAAAACATACGGGGCGCATGCGGTAAAAGTGGTGTATGTGACCGCGCAAGAAAGCACTTTGATAGCACGTTTTAATGCGACACGCCGCGTACATCCGCTGATGTCACAGGATATTGATAGTGACAATGCCAAGCACATTGCTTTTAATCTACCTGCCGCGATTAAAAAAGAAGTGGAGCTGTTAGAGCCTATCGCAGGTCATGCCGATATCAGAATTGATACCAGCAATTTGAATATTCATCAATTGAAAGACAGCTTGCGTGAACATGTCGGCGTGGACAATCAGATTGTGATTAATCTGCTGTCTTTTGGCTTCAAATATGGCAGTCCTATTGATGCAGATTTTGTCTTTGATGTGAGAATTTTGCCGAATCCGCATTGGAACCCTAAATTGCGTACTTCGACAGGTCTAGACACGGAAGTTGCCGCATTCTTTGCAGACTATCCAGAAGTGGCTGAGATGACTGATGATATAGATAAGTTTTTAACCCGTTGGTTACCCGAATTTTTACACAATAACCGCCATACAGTGACAGTGGCTATTGGCTGTACTGGTGGTAAGCATCGTTCAGTATTCATCACCGATAATTTACAACGTCGTCTTGCCGATGTTATGCCGCAAAGTATAAAAGTGCTGGCGAAACATCGTGAAAAAAATCGTTGGTAG
- the pcnB gene encoding polynucleotide adenylyltransferase PcnB, whose amino-acid sequence MAERAAKQLELNKSELPNSITEVIATLNRAGFDAYIVGGGVRDTLLSLRPKDFDAVTDAKPHEIKDVFGKRCRIIGRRFQLAHVYSGRELIEVATFRGPPTNDASTNQDGMILRDNVWGDIKQDFSRRDFSINALYYQPLKGVVHDFCGALDDIDNKIIRLLGHAPVRIEEDPVRLLRALRFKAKLGFEFDDELADQFHDGNWALLEQISPHRLYDETQKMFTGGYLVPLLPLLFESGAIDSLIIYPPSEPSALVNQVAINTDKRIAAGKSINPAFFYAALLWENYLHQLAKAKKRNMPFAEAQMHAAGKVIDRQRIKTAIPKFAEQFIRDIWILQPRLAAPRSKQIVQLSEHPRFRAGFDFLLLREQCGDAEHPLSESTNGMGDWWQTYQTLSEREQQQAIDDFDENIRRGAYKKGQQAQRGRGRNHQNSESNSLDHSISHQKNTKHSKANDTAEQGRNDQNMVNDPSNIPARRRRAVSQSASVKQSGGNNNKHYESQQVSQDSHELAQLRLLSLANSSNQAANKRHHSKPAPLFVIEHEKVVPPLQKQLSNGDKPDRRQGTAQKKPAQKNVSAEKALKNQDASSDANSYSSKADSKPDRPNQAQQPKATQSEVMPSSVARSVARSPSLVIMNNEPIPHKRRRRQPSVESINLASNTETQVTTNNDIKAAAKYAKKAPKPPAQPTDKTDIPAKKTAERKKVAKVATPASTKKPAKATEAKSAKTSQAANGNVGMSSVNDNKGPIPSKRRRRQPSTDNV is encoded by the coding sequence ATGGCCGAGCGTGCCGCCAAGCAGTTAGAACTGAATAAATCTGAATTACCCAATTCCATTACTGAAGTGATTGCCACCTTAAACCGAGCTGGGTTTGATGCCTATATCGTCGGTGGCGGTGTGCGTGATACCTTATTGAGTTTACGTCCAAAAGACTTTGACGCTGTCACTGATGCCAAGCCGCATGAGATCAAAGACGTCTTTGGCAAGCGCTGCCGCATTATCGGTCGCCGCTTTCAGTTGGCGCACGTGTATTCAGGCCGTGAGTTGATTGAGGTTGCTACCTTCCGTGGTCCACCAACCAATGATGCTAGTACCAATCAAGACGGTATGATCCTACGTGATAATGTTTGGGGTGATATCAAACAAGACTTCTCTCGTCGTGATTTTTCTATTAATGCGCTTTATTATCAACCACTTAAAGGCGTGGTTCATGATTTTTGCGGTGCGCTTGACGACATTGATAATAAAATCATTCGTCTGCTCGGGCATGCGCCAGTGCGTATCGAAGAAGATCCAGTACGTTTGTTGCGTGCTTTACGTTTCAAAGCCAAACTCGGTTTTGAGTTTGATGACGAGTTAGCTGATCAGTTTCATGATGGCAATTGGGCACTGCTTGAGCAAATATCACCGCATCGTCTCTATGATGAAACCCAGAAAATGTTTACCGGTGGTTATCTGGTGCCATTATTGCCGCTATTGTTTGAGTCGGGGGCGATTGATAGCTTAATCATCTACCCACCATCTGAGCCAAGTGCACTGGTCAATCAAGTCGCTATTAATACCGACAAACGTATTGCTGCGGGCAAAAGTATCAATCCGGCGTTCTTTTATGCCGCGCTATTATGGGAAAACTATCTGCATCAGTTGGCAAAAGCCAAGAAGCGCAATATGCCGTTTGCTGAAGCGCAAATGCACGCCGCTGGTAAAGTAATTGATCGTCAACGTATCAAGACCGCGATTCCTAAATTTGCAGAGCAGTTTATCCGTGATATCTGGATATTGCAGCCAAGACTTGCCGCCCCGCGTAGCAAACAAATCGTCCAACTCTCTGAGCATCCACGTTTTCGCGCAGGTTTTGACTTTTTATTATTGCGTGAGCAATGCGGTGATGCTGAGCATCCGTTATCAGAGTCGACCAATGGTATGGGCGATTGGTGGCAGACCTATCAGACATTGTCTGAACGAGAGCAGCAGCAAGCCATTGATGATTTTGATGAAAATATTCGTCGCGGTGCCTATAAAAAAGGGCAACAAGCGCAGCGTGGTCGTGGGCGTAATCATCAAAATTCAGAGTCAAATAGCCTCGATCACTCAATATCTCATCAAAAAAATACCAAGCACAGCAAAGCCAATGATACTGCTGAGCAGGGTAGGAATGATCAGAATATGGTAAATGACCCGTCAAATATTCCAGCACGCCGTCGCCGCGCTGTCAGTCAATCAGCCTCTGTTAAGCAATCTGGTGGCAATAACAACAAGCACTATGAATCGCAGCAAGTAAGTCAAGACAGCCATGAGCTTGCTCAGTTACGACTGCTATCCCTTGCCAATAGCAGCAACCAAGCGGCAAATAAACGCCATCATTCCAAGCCTGCACCACTCTTTGTAATTGAGCATGAAAAAGTCGTGCCGCCATTACAGAAGCAGCTATCAAATGGCGATAAGCCTGATAGACGTCAAGGGACAGCGCAGAAAAAACCTGCTCAGAAGAATGTATCGGCTGAGAAAGCGCTAAAAAATCAGGATGCCAGTTCTGATGCCAACTCTTATAGTAGTAAGGCTGACAGTAAACCTGATCGCCCAAATCAAGCTCAGCAACCAAAAGCAACACAGTCAGAGGTTATGCCTTCATCTGTGGCTCGCTCGGTAGCAAGATCGCCATCGCTCGTCATTATGAATAACGAGCCGATACCGCATAAGCGTCGCCGTCGTCAGCCGAGTGTAGAGAGTATAAATCTCGCTAGTAACACAGAGACGCAAGTAACGACTAACAACGATATTAAAGCTGCAGCAAAGTATGCAAAAAAAGCACCTAAGCCCCCAGCCCAGCCTACTGATAAAACAGATATTCCGGCTAAAAAAACGGCTGAGCGCAAAAAAGTGGCGAAGGTTGCGACACCTGCAAGCACTAAAAAACCAGCCAAAGCGACAGAAGCAAAGTCTGCTAAAACCAGCCAAGCTGCTAACGGCAATGTTGGTATGAGTAGTGTAAATGACAATAAAGGCCCTATCCCATCGAAACGTCGCCGTCGCCAACCTAGTACTGACAATGTCTAA
- the folK gene encoding 2-amino-4-hydroxy-6-hydroxymethyldihydropteridine diphosphokinase, with the protein MSNITDDAGNANWVTCYVGLGSNLSNDLGSPVEHLQQAIAAMQEHKQIRAVRVSSFYASAPMGPQDQPDFVNAVAGFETILPPFELLAYCQQLEKEAKRARIRRWGERSLDVDILLYGEAQITEPQLTVPHAGLFERNFVLLPLRELAPALIIASKSIDDYPPSKDWTGLKLL; encoded by the coding sequence ATGTCTAATATTACTGACGATGCGGGCAACGCGAATTGGGTAACCTGCTACGTAGGTTTGGGTAGCAATTTGTCTAACGACTTGGGTTCACCAGTAGAACATTTGCAGCAGGCAATCGCCGCGATGCAAGAGCATAAGCAAATACGTGCGGTTCGTGTTTCTTCGTTTTATGCTTCAGCGCCTATGGGGCCGCAAGATCAGCCTGATTTTGTTAATGCCGTCGCTGGGTTTGAGACGATATTGCCGCCTTTTGAGTTGCTTGCCTACTGTCAACAGTTAGAAAAAGAGGCTAAGCGTGCACGAATACGGCGTTGGGGTGAGCGTAGTTTGGATGTCGATATTCTGTTATACGGTGAGGCGCAAATCACTGAGCCACAATTAACCGTACCGCACGCTGGATTGTTTGAGCGTAATTTTGTCTTATTACCACTGCGAGAGTTAGCTCCAGCGCTTATCATTGCTAGCAAGTCGATAGATGACTATCCGCCTAGCAAAGATTGGACAGGCTTAAAATTACTGTAG
- a CDS encoding UDP-glucose 6-dehydrogenase, with product MSAVSINDNTPKYTHESKSQSTASKQVCVLIGHSIEAITSAVVLASLGQRVHLYADIELLRQQIQQYGFEHHLQALWQMYEQQQVIISTALPASADTLIQYYETTNFSDSRHINESNEISKVDDQSTVALYWLFLDSIKPVWAEASWINAFNHSHQQSLPVIISGIEKLGVVSALAQNLQRAWVYYVPFVFLQDGDAYSSMLNPSLWLLGEKTANSSQHLEVLKPLMQHARAAHHADIATIEFARSSIMAMLATRVSFMNEMSRLADSQQVDIKQVSRIMGLDARVGSSYLQAGWGFGGNTLPTELAKLQQSSQTHSLEMPLLQSVMHINEDQKELIFRKFWQYFDGFIDNKTVMIWGGSYKSGSGRTAGSAIHPLLALLWSYNIRTLVYSDKAQDELAMLYQQQSLLQLINNPYQQLSAAQAIFIISWSPQDQLDIAKLNQHAMPVFDAQNALTRLQIDNLVGDYMGIGRSK from the coding sequence ATGAGCGCTGTTTCTATAAATGACAATACACCTAAATATACGCATGAATCTAAATCACAAAGCACTGCAAGCAAGCAAGTTTGTGTGCTTATTGGTCATAGCATTGAGGCCATTACTAGCGCCGTGGTGCTGGCAAGTCTCGGTCAGCGCGTGCATCTTTATGCAGATATTGAGCTATTGAGGCAGCAAATACAACAATACGGCTTTGAGCATCATTTACAAGCACTGTGGCAGATGTATGAGCAGCAGCAGGTTATTATCAGTACAGCATTACCAGCTAGCGCTGACACGTTAATACAATATTATGAAACGACAAATTTTAGTGACAGTCGTCACATCAATGAGAGCAATGAGATTAGTAAGGTTGACGACCAAAGCACTGTTGCGCTTTATTGGTTATTTTTAGACAGTATCAAGCCAGTATGGGCAGAAGCCAGTTGGATTAACGCATTCAACCACAGCCATCAGCAATCGCTACCCGTGATTATAAGTGGCATTGAGAAACTAGGGGTTGTTTCAGCACTGGCGCAAAATTTGCAGCGCGCGTGGGTCTACTATGTGCCGTTTGTATTCTTGCAAGACGGTGATGCTTATAGCTCAATGTTGAATCCTTCACTGTGGTTGCTTGGTGAAAAAACAGCCAACAGTAGCCAGCATCTAGAAGTATTGAAGCCGTTAATGCAGCATGCGCGTGCCGCTCATCACGCTGATATCGCAACGATAGAGTTTGCCCGTAGCAGTATCATGGCGATGCTGGCGACGCGAGTGAGTTTTATGAATGAGATGTCACGCTTGGCGGACAGTCAACAGGTAGATATCAAGCAAGTCAGTCGTATCATGGGGCTAGACGCGCGGGTCGGCAGCAGTTATCTGCAAGCAGGCTGGGGCTTTGGTGGTAACACACTACCGACCGAGCTGGCTAAATTACAACAGTCCAGCCAAACGCACAGTTTAGAGATGCCGCTGTTGCAGTCAGTCATGCACATCAACGAAGATCAAAAAGAGCTGATATTCCGCAAATTCTGGCAATATTTTGATGGTTTTATTGATAATAAAACGGTGATGATTTGGGGCGGTAGTTATAAATCAGGCTCAGGACGTACCGCAGGCTCAGCCATACATCCATTGTTAGCGTTATTATGGTCTTATAATATTCGTACTTTGGTATATAGCGATAAAGCACAAGATGAACTTGCCATGCTTTATCAGCAGCAATCATTACTGCAATTGATTAATAATCCTTATCAGCAGCTAAGTGCCGCACAGGCGATTTTTATCATTAGTTGGTCGCCACAAGATCAACTAGATATTGCCAAGCTTAATCAACACGCGATGCCAGTATTTGATGCGCAAAATGCACTGACACGATTGCAGATCGATAATCTGGTAGGTGACTATATGGGCATTGGTCGGTCTAAATAG
- the mazG gene encoding nucleoside triphosphate pyrophosphohydrolase has protein sequence MSNQDNKIVAPTPAQGTPTASGELDDLLALMARLRVDCPWDKKQTNHSLISYAIEEAYELGEAVQSNDDEDIKGELGDVLLQVVFHCQMYAEQGRFDMRDVIATLQEKLIRRHPHVFEAETLKDDAAVKLRWDEIKAEEQQAREARGKPKRRLDNTKAGSALMQAQDVQKQASKLGFDWEGVGGAFDKLDEEIAELKAELIDKSKDAAEYDISKANISDIEKELGDCMFALVNVARKLNLDAEAATLTCVHKFKSRFGYIEEQLAAAGKRLEDSDINEMDALWEAAKQHERSS, from the coding sequence ATGAGCAATCAAGACAATAAAATAGTAGCGCCTACGCCAGCACAAGGAACGCCAACTGCTAGTGGTGAATTAGACGATTTATTGGCTTTAATGGCACGGCTACGTGTTGACTGTCCGTGGGATAAAAAACAAACCAATCACAGCCTAATTTCCTATGCGATTGAAGAAGCCTATGAGCTAGGCGAAGCGGTACAAAGTAATGACGATGAAGATATCAAAGGCGAGCTAGGCGATGTGCTGCTGCAAGTGGTGTTTCATTGTCAGATGTATGCGGAGCAAGGTCGCTTTGATATGAGAGATGTCATAGCAACTTTACAAGAAAAGCTGATTCGTCGTCATCCGCATGTGTTTGAAGCCGAAACTTTAAAGGACGATGCAGCAGTAAAATTACGCTGGGATGAGATCAAAGCAGAAGAGCAGCAAGCGCGCGAGGCACGAGGCAAACCAAAACGTCGTTTAGACAATACCAAAGCGGGCAGTGCGCTCATGCAAGCGCAAGATGTGCAAAAACAGGCGTCAAAGTTAGGGTTTGACTGGGAGGGCGTTGGCGGTGCTTTTGATAAGCTAGATGAAGAGATTGCCGAGTTAAAGGCTGAATTGATAGATAAATCAAAAGACGCTGCTGAATATGACATAAGCAAAGCCAATATTAGTGATATTGAAAAAGAGCTGGGTGATTGTATGTTTGCGCTCGTCAATGTCGCCCGTAAACTCAATCTTGATGCCGAAGCAGCCACCTTAACGTGTGTGCATAAATTCAAATCACGCTTTGGTTATATTGAAGAACAGTTAGCTGCGGCTGGCAAGCGTTTAGAGGATAGTGATATTAACGAGATGGATGCGTTATGGGAAGCGGCGAAACAACATGAACGATCGTCATGA